In Aspergillus nidulans FGSC A4 chromosome IV, a single window of DNA contains:
- a CDS encoding protein cutA (transcript_id=CADANIAT00000884) produces the protein MSFFRRRMPYSIGADVLPEEKEGLKQRLRPEEERKLTADMLEVYERLLPSAESESRRRRLVRKLEDLFNRQWPGCDIKVHVFGSSGNKLCSSDSDVDICITTTCKELEHVCLLADVLAKNGMERVVCISHAKVPIVKIWDPELRLACDMNVNNTMALENTRMVRTYVEIDERVRPLAMIIKHWTKRRILNDAGLGGTLSSYTWICLIINFLQTREPPILPSLQARPHKKRLTADGLVCSFDDDLDSLVGYGKQNKQSLGELFFQFFRYYGHELDFEKYVISVREGRLISKEGKGWHLLQNNRLCVEEPFNTIRNLGNTADDTSFRGVHMELRRAFKALSDGNFELCCEQYEYPPEAERSWERPAPQPRPVVTTAPPPSRGGRGGGRGGRHSNQYSRGGHSGGRRSSNAANKNHFRQANNGMSASELSLQAQHAQYLLHDHLYQQIQILQAQEQELRLQLQNQALITGRPPPVLIRQPFIQFPVPAQETSGDDSSRSRSGSRSGAVNHQPISVPSRQNVYYNSTYLPVAVPGGPGSNTNPPSPSAAAAMPDLRRNPRRSSVANGSPNGSLRAHSQPARPVNSLPNFAPLYSISQPTETSQSSKQRHPSGASDDSLSEEDGTSMPNSLPNRTLFIDEARSNDYMTYYFGGSPQLHAYHQNAMLSPMSASLGLALPNGGIVPWVGNPQEYMSAAPGAESYGHSFDNGSITSPKSGQSQQRMGSRTAASSDRGGPLIVDGSVPPSEQRMSIPADHYEHYGLMSHCPSNSDDQNTDTPASVSDSFSQDFQDSSSVEIDPSPFFSRQGFDSHAMGGPADVFVNGHSGKQSLLSSRLQGLHLSNGEKVDIASKSAQDKPKAVVPHNDAVEREAPRAKNHHAVDKGPSASSFSHAADSHIASPNGRRRHHGSDTSEKVNGTAHKGKPRNQTSSTASNDQKERNAGGPRKPNAAGLTPQDSNHSHANSGWQTTKRKNKKNNKLFSDHRHGLQNGAEPLPIDESLRKGG, from the exons ATGTCTTTTTTCCGCAGAAGAATGCCATATTCAATAGGTGCCGATGTGCTAccggaagaaaaggaagggcTCAAACAACGGCTCCGgccggaggaggaaaggaaactTACTGCGGATATGCTCGAAGTTTACGAACGGTTATTGCCTTCGGCGGAGAGCGAGAGCCGACGCCGGAGACTTGTCCGTAAGCTGGAGGATCTTTTCAACCGGCAGTGGCCCGGTTGCGACATCAAGGTTCATGTTTTTGGATCGTCCGGCAATAAACTGTGTTCTAGCGACTCGGATG TCGACATTTGTATAACTACAACCTGCAAGGAGCTAGAGCATGTGTGTTTATTAGCGGATGTGCTTGCAAAGA ATGGGATGGAGCGAGTTGTCTGCATCTCTCATGCAAAAGTTCCCATTGTGAAAATCTGGGATCCAGAACTACGCCTAGCATGCGACATGAACGTCAACAATACGATGGCGCTGGAAAATACACGAATGGTACGGACATATGTGGAGATCGATGAACGAGTACGGCCGTTGGCAATGATCATCAAGCATTGGACAAAACGCAGGATACTTAACGACGCTG GTCTCGGTGGCACGTTAAGTTCCTATACCTGGATTTGCTTGATCATCAATTTCTTACAGACTCGAGAGCCTCCAATTTTACCCAGCCTCCAAGCTCGACCCCATAAGAAGAGGCTGACCGCCGATGGTTTGGTGTGCTCGTTCGACGACGATCTGGACTCATTGGTGGGATACGGAAAGCAGAACAAGCAGTCATTAGGAGAGCTGTTCTTCCAATTCTTTCGCTACTACGGCCACGAACTGGATTTTGAGAAGTACGTCATCTCGGTGCGCGAGGGAAGATTAATATCCAAAGAGGGAAAGGGCTGGCACCTACTGCAAAATAACCGTCTTTGCGTGGAAGAGCCTTTCAACACAATACGAAATCTGGGTAATACGGCCGATGATACTTCATTCAGGGGGGTCCATATGGAGCTGCGCAGAGCATTTAAGGCCCTCTCAGACGGTAACTTTGAGCTCTGCTGTGAGCAGTACGAGTATCCCCCGGAGGCCGAGCGCTCATGGGAAAGGCCGGCTCCTCAGCCACGGCCGGTTGTCACCACGGCTCCGCCACCTTCTCGGGGTGGTCGTGGTGGCGGCCGAGGTGGGCGACATTCGAATCAATACAGTCGAGGCGGACACTCTGGCGGTCGTCGAAGTTCAAACGCCGCCAACAAGAATCACTTCCGCCAAGCCAACAACGGAATGAGCGCGTCTGAACTGTCGCTTCAGGCGCAGCATGCACAATACCTGCTCCACGACCACCTGTATCAGCAAATTCAAATACTTCAGGCACAGGAACAAGAACTACGATTACAATTGCAGAATCAGGCGCTGATCACTGGACGGCCTCCACCCGTCCTTATCCGCCAGCCCTTCATTCAATTCCCAGTACCCGCGCAGGAAACGTCAGGCGATGATAGCTCACGCTCGAGGTCCGGCTCGAGATCTGGCGCAGTGAATCATCAGCCTATCAGCGTGCCGTCTCGACAAAATGTCTATTACAACTCCACGTACCTTCCAGTTGCCGTGCCAGGAGGACCAGGAAGCAATACAAACccgccgtcgccgtccgccgccgctgcaaTGCCTGATCTCCGCCGTAACCCACGTCGGTCATCGGTTGCCAATGGTTCTCCCAACGGCTCCCTTAGAGCTCACTCGCAGCCTGCCCGCCCCGTCAATTCTCTTCCCAACTTTGCCCCTCTCTATTCAATTTCTCAACCAACCGAGACATCACAGTCCTCGAAGCAGCGCCACCCGTCCGGTGCCTCGGATGACTCATTGagtgaggaagatggtacATCCATGCCCAACAGCTTGCCCAACAGAACCTTGTTCATCGACGAAGCTCGATCCAACGATTATATGACATACTACTTCGGCGGTTCTCCACAACTTCATGCTTACCACCAAAATGCAATGCTTTCGCCCATGTCAGCATCGCTTGGGCTGGCTTTACCGAACGGCGGCATTGTCCCCTGGGTTGGGAACCCCCAGGAATATATGTCGGCTGCCCCAGGAGCTGAAAGTTATGGCCATTCGTTCGACAATGGCTCGATTACATCTCCGAAATCTGGTCAGTCGCAGCAAAGAATGGGATCCCGAACTGCCGCCTCGAGCGATCGCGGAGGGCCATTAATCGTGGATGGATCGGTGCCTCCAAGTGAGCAACGGATGTCGATTCCCGCTGACCATTATGAACACTACGGCTTGATGTCTCACTGTCCATCGAATTCCGATGACCAGAACACCGATACTCCTGCCAGTGTGTCGGATTCTTTCTCTCAGGACTTCCAGGACAGTAGCTCGGTAGAAATTGATCCGAGTCCCTTTTTCAGCCGCCAAGGATTTGACTCCCACGCAATGGGAGGTCCCGCTGATGTTTTTGTAAATGGCCATTCGGGAAAGCAGAGTCTGCTTTCTAGTCGACTCCAAGGTCTTCATCTCTCGAATGGTGAGAAAGTCGATATCGCGTCAAAATCTGCACAAGACAAACCGAAGGCTGTCGTACCACACAACGACGCTGTCGAGAGGGAAGCACCTCGTGCGAAGAATCATCACGCGGTTGATAAAGGACCATCGGCTTCGAGCTTCTCCCATGCCGCAGACTCACACATTGCATCGCCAAATGGGAGGCGCCGACACCATGGCTCAGATACGTCGGAGAAGGTCAACGGGACCGCACACAAGGGTAAACCTAGGAATCAAACATCGTCCACTGCATCGAATGATCAAAAAGAACGAAATGCTGGTGGTCCAAGAAAACCTAATGCTGCTGGCTTAACGCCGCAGGACTCCAATCATAGCCACGCGAATTCCGGCTGGCAGACGACCAAAcgaaagaacaaaaagaacaaCAAGCTGTTCTCGGACCACCGCCACGGGCTTCAGAATGGCGCGGAGCCCCTACCAATCGATGAGTCTTTGAGGAAAGGGGGCTAG
- a CDS encoding uncharacterized protein (transcript_id=CADANIAT00000880), translated as MSNSPSPSPLKPTLRHRGLARAATVAEGPQPQIPPQRRNSTFSDSVSEARNTIRSSTDELLFPRASRDYDGGIRDEESHWHSAPLGLALLPAVAGIFFQNGSAFVTDVTLLALAAVFLNWSVRLPWEWYRSARTVRRQNHLYDIAPPMGIDRPISPTHDSHEDGDLPDGDEEDGHHKERIAPQSTSAAAAEELQIHELAALASCFLFPLIGTWILHTIRSNLSRPSEGLVSNYNLTIFLLAAEIRPFSHLLKMVQSRTLHLQRIMASSDDDEYGNKDKIDVGKIIDLSNRLEELEAHVAETAALRIASTTNVEKENETKKENREPTPQEQEYTFSLVSEAAAKYHKGFQADIDALNRAVRQYEKRTALTAYQTETRLQVLEAKTRDALSLAATAQRSTTHRSQGLGLGLFDSLLSRTIKAWGEDM; from the exons ATGTCGAACTCCCCCAGCCCCAGTCCCCTGAAACCGACTCTGCGCCATCGCGGCCTAGCCCGGGCGGCCACTGTTGCGGAGGGCCCGCAACCCCAGATCCCGCCCCAGCGTCGCAATTCGACCTTCTCTGACTCGGTGTCTGAGGCGAGGAATACAATCCGTTCGTCTACTGACGAGTTGTTATTTCCTCGCGCTTCGCGAGACTATGATGGAGGTATACGCGATGAGGAGTCGCATTGGCATTCGGCACCTCTGGGGCTGGCGCTTCTTCCTGCCGTTGCCGGTATCTTCTTTCAGAATGGCAGTGCGTTTGTCACGGACGTCACCCTATTAGCGTTGGCTGCAGTGTTTTTGAATTGGTCAGTTAGGCTGCCCTG GGAATGGTATCGATCTGCGAGAACAGTCCGTCGCCAGAACCACCTCTACGACATCGCGCCCCCAATGGGAATAGACAGGCCTATCAGCCCTACGCATGACAGTCACGAGGACGGAGACTTGCcggatggagatgaagaagatggccatCATAAAGAACGTATTGCTCCCCAGAGtaccagcgccgccgccgccgaagagctTCAGATTCACGAGCTGGCCGCGCTCGcatcctgctttctcttcccccTCATCGGGACATGGATCCTGCACACAATCCGCTCCAACCTTTCCCGTCCCTCCGAGGGCCTCGTATCGAACTACAACCTCActatcttccttctcgccGCCGAAATTCGGCCCTTTTCGCACCTCCTCAAGATGGTTCAATCCCGCACTCTGCATCTCCAGCGCATTATGGCCTCATCTGACGATGACGAATATGgcaacaaggacaagattgACGTCGGAAAGATCATTGACCTGTCCAACcgccttgaagagctggaagcccACGTCGCAGAAACCGCTGCCTTACGAATTGCCTCTACCACCAATGTAGAAAAGGAAAATGAAACTAAGAAAGAAAACCGCGAACCCACCCCCCAAGAGCAGGAGTACACCTTCTCCCTCGTCTCCGAGGCAGCAGCGAAATACCACAAGGGGTTCCAGGCCGACATCGACGCCCTCAACCGCGCCGTCCGCCAGTACGAAAAGCGCACTGCACTCACAGCCTACCAGACCGAAACAAGACTACAGGTTCTGGAGGCTAAAACCCGCGACGCGCTCTCACTTGCTGCCACAGCGCAGCGCTCTACAACACACCGCTCTCAGGGTCTAGGCCTAGGCCTATTTGATTCATTGCTAAgtcgcactatcaag GCGTGGGGCGAGGATATGTAG
- a CDS encoding bifunctional triacylglycerol lipase/ester hydrolase (transcript_id=CADANIAT00000883), with protein MSVCNWFVVLAWIAHSHGGSGPALDSRQVTYSLSKLSPAQLQSLEDITSSSPRVQNDHFKPEPKSTYFIYTTFIHRVSSTPTTLPLYNQDRNDPARTPHRRRQFLPQNTITRRLISYYHVFLSLLSKNIASSQLACHNGVHIVGYSLAGFELETGAVQNEDGRQIYDLEEQICFVQRRLRENMRRLRADPTVSKHHDLGSDAATETETPKPKVILIGHSVGTYIAMEILRRHLERQSTPSDDDDVAVDFEIAGGIMLFPTVLDIAKSPSGQKLTFLLRIIPQLALMVSIFAWVLTTVLPDGLLRSLVRCVMRSPPEDAVDATTRFLKSRRGVREALHMAADEMRTITSDKWSDDVWGVSRATHKSDAHLTSKPPIQLLFYFGRNDHWVAEKTREEILAARGGMRTGHGPKMVVCEESVPHAFCLRHNEIMARKVADMVQEVLN; from the exons ATGTCGGTTTGCAATTGGTTCGTGGTACTCGCGTGGATCGCTCATTCGCATGGTGGCTCTGGTCCGGCTCTTGACTCTCGTCAAGTCACCTACTCATTATCAAAGCTCAGTCCTGCTCAATTGCAGTCCCTGGAGGACATTACCTCCTCATCGCCTCGGGTACAAAACGACCATTTCAAGCCGGAGCCCAAAA GCACGTACTTCATATATACTACA TTCATCCACCGAGTCTCATCAACACCCACGACGCTACCACTCTACAATCAGGATCGAAATGACCCTGCCCGAACCCCACATCGCCGCAGACAGTTTCTTCCACAGAATACCATCACTAGGC GACTAATTTCCTATTACcatgtcttcctctccctgcTCAGCAAGAATATAGCATCCAGCCAACTAGCATGCCATAACGGAGTGCATATCGTGGGTTATAGTCTCGCAGGTTTTGAGCTTGAGACCGGGGCTGTTCAAAACGAAGACGGAAGGCAAATCTACGACCTTGAGGAACAGATATGTTTCGTGCAGAGGCGATTAAGGGAGAATATGCGGCGCTTACGCGCAGATCCCACCGTTTCAAAGCATCATGATCTTGGTTCTGATGCAGCAACTGAGACTGAGACACCGAAACCGAAAGTCATCCTTATCGGCCATTCGGTTGGCACGTATATTGCGATGGAGATTCTACGACGACATCTTGAACGGCAGAGCACTCCtagcgacgatgacgatgtcgcAGTTGACTTCGAAATCGCTGGTGGCATAATGCTCTTCCCCACAGTCCTTGACATTGCAAAGTCCCCATCGGGGCAGAAATTAACT TTTCTCCTCCGCATAATCCCGCAGCTAGCGCTCATGGTCTCCATCTTCGCGTGGGTCCTGACGACAGTCCTTCCTGATGGTCTTCTGCGAAGCCTAGTCCGGTGCGTGATGCGCTCGCCGCCTGAGGATGCGGTTGATGCCACGACGAGGTTCTTGAAAAGTCGACGGGGTGTAAGGGAGGCTTT ACATATGGCGGCAGATGAGATGAGGACAATCACCTCTGATAAATGGAGTGATGATGTTTGGGGTGTGTCGCGCGCTACGCATAAGAGCGACGCACACTTGACGTCCAAACCGCCAATCCAGCTACTATTCTACTTTGGACGTAACGACCATTGGgtcgcggagaagacgagggaaGAGATCCTTGCTGCGCGAGGTGGGATGCGGACTGGGCATGGACCGAAGATGGTTGTGTGTGAGGAATCTGTGCCACATGCGTTCTGTCTGA GGCACAATGAGATCATGGCGCGTAAAGTGGCTGATATGGTTCAGGAGGTGTTAAACTAA
- a CDS encoding phosphatase family protein (transcript_id=CADANIAT00000881), giving the protein MSVNDEQRGPHVGEYPSDDDNRGEPADAGFDPSSFPNAVKARKEEYTRHRSIKVKVGSWNVAAIAGTERDIGKWFVQKQGVCRQPLSGSQNGSSSKSTNSAAAAPLLETPPDEIGLYVLGLQEIVDVSSPAEALRPFVDPAPANRWKRAVEDALPPGYRLIAEIQLIGLLQLIYAAPSIADSISAVSSTSVGTGLLGYMGNKGAVATRLLVGETTCIIFVNCHLAAGSDKASLDRRNWDASQIVARTKFDAVDTDYTLRDAPCETIGDEDYAFWFGDLNYRLEDIPGDDVRQVLARHTENEYDRRHAALRDVIGSPSSPHVVIDENSSSNSPVSEELPSESDEELDPHQDPASLQTTISSLFPHDQLRMQQNKQKAFHEGWREGPISFLPTYKYDVGSMARFDTSEKHRGPSWCDRILYRSRKDKMRYEKLVEEAAEARKKDEEMKARGLESAAADDNVLFDYDPDADGESGDEYDPDDDRNKDDALPATMSEADSSIQLDYYTSHQGILTSDHKPLVAGFTLELDCVEPKLKAQIHQEVVRELDRAENESRPGLTVVVDNHSIEPSKSNSDPNAIDFGDVYLDAPVNRSLTVANTSRVPATFSIQKPERDADQEVTSWLEYRVEKPHHDESEDSNHSAPSNECTLLPGELAMVEVTIWVRDIRFVRSLNNGQLKLEEILVLRVKDGRDHFISTYGNWLPTAFGRSLEELTMLPETGARSLAAHPTESHERKPEVPVSAPRELFKLTEAITDLTERAVAEWGMVKGEDDEMVKAPWEREPHGYAWPFKPDTWTLKDKEARSPLLAFAREALDTNKPFSQVFAPEVSSLHRLEILSEVLVAFLRSLKDGIISVTVWESLDQQIQARERVKQPPLSWEDSQAWVLESLASSPAHSVSFTFVTFMLARIANEVAPVPSMPPLSQREPDLKENTKDTSQSDKDKDNQSSTSSPISRASFISGGSLRRKATISASSVSLSPQDITTVNMIQRRLAVESAIATFFSSVIISSDVPTPSKDKERRLLEDRKRSIIEPFLKAVGVDYYGPSGGAP; this is encoded by the coding sequence ATGTCAGTCAACGATGAGCAGCGTGGTCCCCATGTTGGTGAATACCCATCCGATGACGATAATCGCGGGGAACCTGCGGATGCCGGATTCGacccttcctcctttccgaATGCCGTCAAAGCGCGGAAAGAAGAATATACCCGCCACCGGTCTATCAAAGTGAAGGTAGGGTCCTGGAATGTGGCTGCCATCGCTGGCACGGAGAGAGATATCGGGAAGTGGTTTGTGCAAAAGCAAGGAGTATGCCGACAGCCCTTATCGGGGTCGCAAAACGGCTCGTCCTCGAAATCCACGAACtccgcggctgctgctccacTCCTTGAAACACCCCCGGACGAGATTGGTCTCTATGTCCTAGGCCTGCAGGAGATCGTTGATGTCTCCTCACCTGCGGAAGCATTGAGACCATTTGTTGATCCGGCCCCGGCCAATCGCTGGAAAAgagctgttgaagatgcaCTACCACCAGGCTACAGATTGATTGCAGAAATTCAGCTTATTGGGCTATTACAACTCATCTATGCTGCACCATCCATTGCCGATAGCATTTCGGCGGTAAGCTCCACTAGTGTCGGTACGGGCTTGCTGGGATACATGGGCAACAAGGGAGCCGTCGCGACGCGCCTGCTAGTAGGTGAGACTACGtgtatcatcttcgtcaactGTCATCTAGCAGCCGGGTCAGACAAGGCCAGCTTAGATCGACGGAATTGGGATGCCTCTCAAATCGTCGCTCGAACGAAGTTCGACGCGGTGGATACTGACTATACTCTTCGGGATGCGCCCTGCGAAACAATTGGGGACGAAGATTACGCATTCTGGTTCGGAGACCTGAATTATCGCCTGGAGGATATCCCTGGCGATGACGTACGGCAGGTTCTTGCACGGCACACAGAGAACGAATATGACAGAAGACATGCTGCGTTACGCGACGTGATCGGttcaccttcttccccgCACGTTGTCATCGACGAAAACAGCTCGAGTAACTCGCCTGTATCAGAGGAACTTCCCAGCGAATCCGATGAAGAGCTAGACCCTCATCAAGATCCGGCTTCTCTACAAACAACGATATCGTCGTTATTCCCCCATGACCAATTACGCATGCAACAGAATAAACAGAAAGCTTTCCATGAGGGCTGGCGTGAGGGCCCAATTTCGTTTCTGCCCACGTACAAGTACGATGTAGGCAGCATGGCGCGGTTTGACACGAGCGAGAAACATAGAGGACCAAGTTGGTGTGATCGTATCCTCTATCGATCGCGCAAGGACAAAATGAGATACGAAAagctggttgaagaagccgcCGAGGCTCGAAAaaaggacgaagaaatgAAAGCAAGGGGCCTTGAGAGCGCCGCGGCCGATGACAACGTTTTGTTCGACTACGATCCGGACGCCGATGGTGAAAGCGGTGATGAGTATGATCCGGATGATGACCGAAATAAAGACGACGCCTTGCCGGCTACAATGTCGGAAGCAGACAGCTCCATACAGCTAGATTATTATACTTCTCACCAAGGTATTCTAACCTCAGACCACAAACCGCTGGTTGCTGGCTTTACGCTAGAACTCGACTGTGTGGAACCGAAACTTAAGGCTCAAATCCACCAGGAAGTTGTTAGGGAGTTAGATAGGGCCGAAAATGAGTCTCGACCGGGTCTAACGGTTGTGGTCGACAATCACAGCATTGAGCCGTCTAAGTCAAACTCGGACCCAAATGCTATAGATTTTGGGGACGTATATCTGGACGCTCCCGTCAACCGGTCACTGACTGTTGCAAACACCAGCAGAGTGCCTGCTACATTTTCAATCCAGAAACCAGAGCGTGATGCTGATCAAGAGGTAACGTCGTGGCTAGAGTACAGGGTTGAGAAACCTCATCATGATGAATCTGAAGACTCAAATCATTCAGCGCCATCAAACGAATGTACGCTCTTGCCTGGGGAGCTAGCCATGGTTGAAGTCACAATCTGGGTGCGAGATATCCGGTTCGTCCGCTCACTTAACAATGGACAATTGAAGCTCGAAGAAATCCTGGTCCTTCGGGTAAAGGATGGTAGAGATCATTTTATCTCTACCTACGGGAATTGGCTTCCTACGGCTTTTGGACGTAGCTTGGAGGAGCTCACTATGCTTCCCGAGACTGGCGCGCGCAGTCTGGCCGCTCATCCAACAGAAAGTCATGAAAGGAAACCAGAAGTGCCGGTCTCCGCTCCCAGGGAGCTTTTCAAGCTGACGGAAGCGATCACTGATCTTACGGAACGTGCCGTCGCCGAGTGGGGCATGGTAAAAggggaggacgacgagatgGTCAAGGCTCCATGGGAGAGAGAGCCACATGGATATGCGTGGCCTTTTAAACCTGATACCTGGACGCTGAAAGACAAGGAAGCACGTTCGCCGTTGCTAGCATTTGCTCGCGAGGCCCTGGACACCAACAAACCTTTCAGCCAGGTGTTTGCACCTGAAGTGTCGTCGCTGCATCGCCTGGAGATCCTAAGCGAAGTTCTTGTCGCTTTCCTACGCTCCCTGAAAGATGGGATAATCTCGGTTACCGTCTGGGAAAGCCTTGACCAACAAATCCAAGCACGTGAAAGGGTCAAGCAGCCTCCGCTCTCCTGGGAAGACTCCCAGGCTTGGGTCCTCGAGAGCCTTGCCTCCTCACCAGCCCACAGCGTCTCCTTCACTTTCGTAACCTTCATGCTCGCACGAATTGCCAACGAAGTCGCCCCCGTGCCTTCCATGCCTCCTCTATCCCAAAGAGAACCAGACCTGAAAGAAAACACAAAAGACACATCTCAATCGGAtaaggacaaggacaaccAATCGTCGACATCTTCCCCAATATCCCGAGCCTCATTCATCTCTGGCGGGAGTCTCCGTCGAAAGGCCACAATATCCGCGTCATCCGTCTCACTGTCTCCACAAGACATAACCACTGTGAATATGATCCAACGCCGGCTCGCTGTGGAAAGTGCCATAGCCACTTTTTTTTCGTCTGTGATTATATCTTCTGATGTTCCAACCCCTTCCAAGGATAAAGAGAGACGGCTCCTGGAGGACCGGAAGCGCAGCATTATCGAGCCGTTCTTGAAAGCTGTTGGGGTAGATTATTATGGTCCTTCCGGCGGTGCGCCGTGA
- a CDS encoding protein dcp1 (transcript_id=CADANIAT00000882), with protein MSDPQQLLDQQNRSMPSAPPRTNEELNLSVLQSHDPAVKSIQSIAPFAVVYTFSPSTRQWEKTGVEGTLFVCQLVAGSLGEERYSVFVLNRRGLNNFDLPLTDGDNVEITEEYIILKSDSNSDPSIARAISDIRIYGLWVFSEPPPSSTSETRSINAQVIRECASMAGKSLKLARERLESARQNGLHAAATAASGAIDPLNEVQASVPMGRQISLRDLFGQERAQDDSWSVRAHSQPAQGQPAPAASEQQDVLGELFRRSGLVYRTGPNS; from the coding sequence ATGTCCGACCCACAGCAGCTGCTCGATCAACAGAATCGAAGCATGCCGTCGGCCCCTCCGCGTACGAACGAGGAGCTCAACCTTTCTGTCTTACAGAGTCACGACCCAGCCGTCAAGTCGATCCAGTCAATCGCGCCATTTGCGGTGGTCTACACATTCAGCCCGTCTACGCGACAATGGGAGAAGACCGGGGTGGAGGGCACTCTTTTTGTCTGTCAGCTTGTAGCGGGTAGCTTGGGAGAGGAGCGGTACAGTGTGTTCGTGCTGAATCGACGGGGGTTGAATAACTTCGATCTTCCTTTGACGGATGGCGATAACGTGGAGATTACAGAAGAATATATTATTCTCAAATCTGACTCCAACTCCGATCCCAGTATTGCCCGTGCTATCAGTGATATTCGCATTTACGGGCTTTGGGTCTTTTCTGAGCCCCCTCCGAGTTCTACGTCGGAAACACGCAGCATCAATGCTCAGGTTATCCGCGAATGCGCTTCAATGGCTGGGAAAAGTCTTAAATTAGCTCGTGAGCGGCTAGAGTCTGCGCGCCAGAATGGCCTACATGCTGCTGCGACAGCTGCTTCAGGAGCCATCGATCCTTTGAATGAGGTGCAAGCCAGTGTACCAATGGGTCGTCAGATTTCTCTTAGGGACTTGTTTGGTCAGGAAAGAGCGCAAGACGACTCTTGGAGTGTGAGAGCGCATAGTCAGCCGGCACAAGGACAGCCGGCACCCGCTGCTAGTGAACAGCAGGATGTTCTGGGAGAGCTCTTCAGGAGAAGTGGTCTAGTTTACCGAACTGGTCCGAACTCATGA